The Saccharopolyspora gloriosae genome has a segment encoding these proteins:
- the panB gene encoding 3-methyl-2-oxobutanoate hydroxymethyltransferase, with protein sequence MTAAHASQPAHGETAAPYGTTPARRRVRIHHLQQLKERGENWPMLTSYDMYTARIFDQAGIPVLLVGDSAANNVYGYESSLPVTVDELLPLVRAVTGAAEHSLVVADLPFGSYQGSPEQALATATRFMKEGRAHAVKLEGGRRYAAQVEALVSAGIPVMGHLGFTPQSEHGLGGYRVQGRGDQAAELLADAQALQEAGAFAVVLEMVPAEAAKHVTAELRIPTVGIGAGPDTDAQVLVWTDMAGMNTGRTARFVKRYADVGGILADAADRFAQEVRGGDFPAAEHSFN encoded by the coding sequence ATGACTGCTGCACACGCTTCGCAGCCTGCCCACGGCGAGACCGCCGCCCCGTACGGGACCACACCCGCCCGGCGCCGCGTCCGCATCCACCACCTGCAACAGCTCAAGGAGCGCGGCGAGAACTGGCCGATGCTCACCTCTTACGACATGTACACCGCGCGGATCTTCGACCAGGCCGGGATTCCCGTGCTGCTGGTCGGTGACTCGGCGGCCAACAACGTCTACGGCTACGAGTCCTCGCTACCGGTGACCGTGGACGAACTGCTGCCGCTGGTCCGCGCCGTCACCGGCGCCGCCGAGCACTCCCTGGTCGTCGCCGACCTGCCGTTCGGCTCCTACCAGGGCTCCCCGGAGCAGGCGCTGGCCACCGCGACCCGGTTCATGAAGGAAGGCCGCGCGCACGCCGTCAAACTCGAAGGCGGCCGGCGCTACGCCGCGCAGGTCGAAGCGCTCGTGTCCGCCGGGATTCCTGTGATGGGGCACCTCGGGTTCACGCCGCAGAGCGAGCACGGGCTCGGCGGCTACCGGGTGCAAGGTCGCGGCGACCAAGCTGCGGAACTGCTCGCCGACGCGCAGGCGCTGCAAGAAGCGGGTGCGTTCGCGGTCGTGCTGGAAATGGTTCCCGCCGAAGCCGCCAAGCACGTCACCGCCGAACTCCGGATCCCCACCGTCGGCATCGGGGCCGGGCCGGACACCGACGCGCAAGTGCTCGTGTGGACGGACATGGCGGGCATGAACACCGGACGCACCGCCCGTTTCGTGAAGCGCTACGCCGACGTCGGCGGCATCCTCGCCGACGCCGCCGACCGCTTCGCCCAGGAGGTCCGCGGCGGCGACTTCCCCGCCGCCGAACACTCCTTCAACTGA
- a CDS encoding DUF4326 domain-containing protein produces the protein MSQQQTQLPSEAAGWTDDERERASQLLDGHAIVVNVRKQGPHRHLVPWLERQELLTYVGHSGPRHSWAASDFASPFVKEAKSDREAMVRHYDQWLDEQPDLVRRLREGELGGRALGCWCAPKPCHADVLAHRAG, from the coding sequence ATGTCGCAGCAGCAGACCCAGTTGCCGTCGGAGGCGGCGGGCTGGACGGATGACGAGCGGGAACGCGCCAGCCAGCTGCTCGACGGTCACGCCATCGTGGTCAACGTGCGCAAGCAAGGTCCGCACCGGCACTTGGTGCCGTGGCTGGAGCGGCAGGAGCTGCTGACTTACGTCGGCCACTCCGGTCCTCGGCACTCCTGGGCGGCCTCCGATTTCGCGAGTCCGTTCGTGAAGGAGGCGAAGTCGGATCGGGAGGCGATGGTCCGCCACTACGACCAGTGGCTCGACGAGCAGCCGGATCTCGTCCGCAGGCTGCGGGAGGGCGAACTCGGCGGCCGCGCCTTGGGCTGCTGGTGCGCCCCGAAGCCTTGCCACGCGGACGTCCTCGCCCACCGCGCCGGTTGA
- the npdG gene encoding NADPH-dependent F420 reductase, protein MAEVREMTVGVLGGTGAQGKGLAIRWAAAGLHVVIGSRKAERAQDAAREIAETADGQVTGEDNAACAAVADIVLVALPWDAHADTLATLRTQLAGKIVIDCVNPLGFDKQGPFALDVPEGSAALQAAALLPESRVTAAFHHVSAVTLADLSVEHVDLDVLVLGDDREATDVVRELADVIPGVRGIFGGRLRNAHQVEALTANLIAINRRYKAHAGVRVTDV, encoded by the coding sequence GTGGCTGAGGTGCGCGAGATGACCGTCGGTGTGCTCGGAGGCACCGGCGCGCAAGGCAAGGGCCTGGCGATCCGGTGGGCCGCGGCGGGCCTGCACGTCGTGATCGGCTCGCGCAAGGCCGAGCGCGCTCAGGACGCGGCGCGCGAGATCGCCGAGACGGCGGACGGCCAGGTCACCGGGGAGGACAACGCGGCCTGCGCGGCGGTGGCCGACATCGTGCTGGTCGCCTTGCCGTGGGATGCGCACGCGGACACCTTGGCGACGCTGCGCACCCAGCTGGCGGGCAAGATCGTCATCGACTGCGTGAACCCGCTCGGGTTCGACAAGCAAGGCCCGTTCGCGCTGGACGTGCCGGAGGGCAGCGCCGCGCTGCAGGCGGCCGCGCTGCTGCCGGAGTCGCGGGTCACCGCGGCGTTCCACCACGTCTCGGCCGTGACCTTGGCGGACCTGTCCGTCGAGCACGTCGACCTGGACGTGCTGGTGCTCGGCGACGACCGGGAGGCCACCGACGTGGTGCGCGAACTCGCCGACGTGATCCCCGGTGTGCGCGGCATCTTCGGCGGCCGGTTGCGCAACGCCCACCAGGTGGAGGCGCTCACGGCGAACCTCATCGCGATCAACCGCCGCTACAAGGCGCACGCGGGCGTGCGAGTCACCGACGTGTGA
- a CDS encoding RNB domain-containing ribonuclease: protein MATAQVPRGGTDAVAASPLGSGHPPHPRRPADGMCDFTAVRKDFGLPAEFPTAALTEVEQTVAQPVFEADRVDATELPLVTVDPVGAKDLDQAVLLSRRGSGFRIEYAIADVPAYVRPGGALDAEVRRRGQTLYLPDGNVPLHPTLLSEGAASLLPDQVRPAVLWTIDLDSDGLAVRAQVRRALVRSVAQLDYEGVQRSLRAGVAHSSIELLPVIGRLRRAQALRRGAIELGLPEQQVAADESGGWRVALRPRLVVEEWNAEISLLTGMCAAEMMLDAGIGILRTVPDPEPPTVAALRRSAARLGVEWPEDLPPAEALAGIDPVRPEALAVHVAATRLLRGAGYTSFDSSVPSKPRHAGIGAPYAHVTAPLRRLVDRYGAEVCLAVSEGREVPGWVREALPVLPSAMGSSDRVATQVERACLAQAQAWSLAGRVGSVFPATVLRTGAADGEVFIPDPPVIARCAGDDLTEGQRIRVRLTQADPHRREVTFTTA, encoded by the coding sequence ATGGCGACGGCACAGGTACCACGAGGTGGCACCGATGCCGTCGCAGCGTCTCCGCTGGGTTCCGGGCATCCGCCGCACCCCCGCCGCCCGGCGGACGGGATGTGCGATTTCACCGCTGTGCGCAAGGATTTCGGCCTGCCCGCGGAGTTTCCCACCGCCGCTCTGACGGAGGTGGAGCAGACCGTCGCGCAGCCGGTGTTCGAGGCGGACAGGGTGGACGCGACTGAGTTGCCATTGGTCACGGTGGACCCGGTGGGCGCGAAGGACCTCGACCAAGCGGTGCTGCTGAGCCGTCGTGGCTCCGGTTTCCGCATCGAGTACGCGATCGCCGACGTGCCCGCGTACGTGCGCCCCGGGGGCGCGTTGGACGCGGAGGTGCGGCGTCGCGGTCAGACGTTGTACTTGCCGGACGGGAACGTGCCGCTGCATCCGACGCTGTTATCGGAGGGCGCGGCGAGCCTGCTGCCCGATCAGGTGCGGCCCGCGGTGCTGTGGACGATCGACTTGGACTCGGACGGTCTTGCGGTGCGTGCGCAGGTGCGGCGTGCGCTGGTGCGGTCGGTCGCGCAACTCGACTACGAGGGCGTGCAGCGTTCGCTGCGGGCCGGCGTCGCGCACTCGTCGATCGAGCTGCTGCCGGTGATCGGGCGGCTGCGCCGGGCGCAGGCGTTGCGGCGCGGCGCGATCGAACTGGGCTTGCCGGAGCAGCAGGTGGCGGCCGACGAGTCCGGCGGCTGGCGGGTCGCGCTGCGGCCGAGGCTGGTCGTGGAGGAGTGGAACGCGGAGATCTCCCTGCTCACCGGCATGTGCGCCGCCGAGATGATGTTGGACGCCGGCATCGGGATTCTGCGCACCGTGCCGGATCCGGAGCCGCCGACGGTGGCGGCGCTGCGGAGGTCCGCGGCTCGGCTGGGCGTGGAGTGGCCGGAGGATCTGCCGCCGGCGGAGGCGTTGGCGGGCATCGATCCGGTGCGGCCGGAGGCGCTGGCGGTGCACGTAGCGGCGACGCGGCTGCTGCGCGGCGCCGGGTACACGTCGTTCGACTCGAGTGTTCCGTCGAAACCGCGCCACGCCGGGATCGGGGCTCCGTACGCGCACGTGACGGCTCCGTTGCGGCGGCTCGTGGACCGCTACGGCGCGGAGGTGTGCTTGGCGGTGAGCGAGGGCCGTGAGGTGCCGGGCTGGGTCCGGGAGGCGCTGCCGGTGCTGCCCTCGGCGATGGGCTCCTCGGACCGGGTGGCGACGCAGGTGGAGCGGGCGTGCCTCGCGCAGGCCCAGGCGTGGTCGCTGGCGGGCCGGGTGGGCTCGGTGTTCCCGGCGACGGTGCTGCGGACGGGCGCCGCCGACGGTGAGGTGTTCATCCCGGATCCGCCGGTGATCGCCCGTTGCGCGGGTGACGACCTCACCGAGGGCCAGCGAATCCGGGTCCGCCTCACTCAAGCCGACCCGCACCGCCGCGAAGTCACCTTCACCACCGCCTGA
- a CDS encoding C40 family peptidase produces the protein MRKLLVAVVVLAGFAGLVGLGAFVLVLSGVQGTQSWSDCSAGLGPSGDGKGRGESDASSLDEESVTIAKEIIKIGKERNLPPRAWQVAIQAGKTESNLANLTHGDRDSLGIFQMRPSMGWGSVAQVTDVDYQINKFYDVLLEIPDWEGLQPGTAAQRVERSAYPLRYHKWEPMAAHLVSVEGQVSGFSGCEDLPSAGVLATKAIAFADQQIGKPYVWGAAGPSSFDCSGLTQMAWKESGVNIPKYSRSQYSDGGAHLPLTQAQPGDLVFWGAGRDPGAIHHVALYLGDNQILHAPQPGESVERTEMWDGGELLPTVVRPGGDAAAPPQVAPQQPTILPSTGQPVGDRPAPGPAGSQPAGQPVRQPV, from the coding sequence ATGCGAAAACTCTTGGTGGCGGTCGTGGTGTTGGCCGGCTTCGCCGGACTGGTCGGGCTGGGCGCGTTCGTGCTCGTGCTCTCCGGCGTGCAGGGGACGCAGAGCTGGTCGGATTGCAGCGCCGGACTCGGCCCGTCGGGCGACGGGAAGGGCCGCGGCGAAAGCGATGCGAGCAGCCTCGACGAGGAGTCCGTGACCATCGCCAAGGAGATCATCAAGATCGGCAAGGAGCGCAACCTGCCGCCGCGCGCGTGGCAGGTCGCGATCCAGGCCGGCAAGACCGAGTCGAACCTCGCGAACCTGACTCACGGCGACCGCGACTCGCTGGGCATCTTCCAGATGCGGCCCTCGATGGGCTGGGGCAGCGTCGCGCAGGTCACCGACGTCGACTACCAGATCAACAAGTTCTACGACGTGCTGCTGGAAATCCCCGACTGGGAAGGGCTGCAGCCGGGCACCGCCGCGCAGCGCGTGGAGCGTTCCGCCTACCCGTTGCGCTACCACAAGTGGGAGCCGATGGCGGCGCACCTGGTCAGCGTCGAAGGCCAGGTTTCCGGGTTCAGCGGCTGCGAGGACCTGCCCTCGGCCGGGGTGCTCGCGACCAAGGCGATCGCGTTCGCCGACCAGCAGATCGGCAAGCCCTACGTGTGGGGCGCGGCGGGACCGAGTTCGTTCGACTGCTCCGGGCTCACCCAGATGGCCTGGAAGGAGTCGGGCGTGAACATTCCGAAGTACTCGCGGTCCCAGTACAGCGACGGCGGGGCGCACCTGCCGCTCACCCAGGCGCAGCCCGGTGATCTCGTGTTCTGGGGCGCGGGCCGGGACCCGGGCGCCATTCACCACGTGGCCCTGTACTTGGGCGACAACCAGATCCTGCACGCGCCGCAGCCCGGCGAGTCGGTGGAGCGCACCGAGATGTGGGACGGCGGTGAGCTGCTGCCGACGGTGGTCCGGCCCGGTGGTGACGCCGCCGCGCCGCCGCAGGTCGCTCCGCAGCAGCCCACGATCCTGCCGAGCACCGGGCAGCCCGTGGGAGACCGGCCCGCGCCGGGTCCGGCGGGATCGCAACCGGCGGGCCAGCCGGTGCGGCAGCCGGTGTAG